In one Terriglobales bacterium genomic region, the following are encoded:
- the ruvX gene encoding Holliday junction resolvase RuvX encodes MSERNNQQENSQTTRIMGLDVGTRRIGIAVSDLLGITAQGIETLERRNKRFDLQYLRRVIRDYNVAEIVVGLPRRLSGSDSAQTEKVQAFAEELRQKFELPVHMWDERLTSAEANRLLRETELSIEKRAAAVDRMAAVLILQGFMDARGNAT; translated from the coding sequence GTGTCAGAGCGGAACAACCAGCAAGAGAATTCCCAGACAACCCGTATCATGGGGCTGGACGTGGGCACCAGGCGGATCGGGATCGCCGTTTCGGACCTGCTGGGTATTACCGCACAAGGCATTGAGACGCTGGAGCGCCGGAATAAGCGCTTTGACCTTCAGTACCTTCGCCGGGTGATCCGCGATTACAACGTTGCCGAGATCGTCGTTGGACTTCCGCGCCGCCTCAGCGGATCCGACAGTGCCCAGACGGAGAAGGTGCAGGCATTCGCTGAGGAATTGCGCCAGAAATTCGAGTTACCCGTGCATATGTGGGATGAGCGGCTCACGTCCGCTGAAGCAAATCGGTTGCTCCGCGAAACTGAGTTGAGCATCGAAAAAAGAGCCGCCGCCGTGGACAGGATGGCAGCGGTCCTCATCCTGCAGGGATTTATGGATGCAAGAGGAAACGCGACATAA
- the rsmI gene encoding 16S rRNA (cytidine(1402)-2'-O)-methyltransferase — protein MNSRNEERLDPALYIVGTPIGNLEDITLRALRVLRNVDRIACEDTRQTQKLLNHYEIHTPTVSYHEHNEMTRAPELIVHLEDGESIALVTDAGMPAISDPGYRLITLAIRHHLKVVPVPGASAFLSALVASGFPGDSFKFSGFLPAKSGQRRKLLEEMQHAPRTLIFYEAPHRIIETLKDIVDVMGPTRHVVIAREVTKLHEEFLRGHVEDVLRIAEERGELKGEITLLIAKADENEPEAPKKESVSQLVERYMRDESLDEKDALKRVAREMGVSKSEAYRELQRTKK, from the coding sequence ATGAACTCCCGGAATGAGGAGCGACTGGATCCCGCGCTATACATTGTCGGCACTCCCATCGGTAATCTGGAAGACATCACCCTGCGCGCGCTACGCGTGCTTCGCAACGTGGACCGCATTGCCTGCGAAGACACCCGCCAGACACAAAAACTGCTGAATCATTACGAGATTCACACCCCCACCGTCAGCTATCACGAGCACAACGAGATGACCCGCGCGCCGGAGCTGATCGTCCACCTCGAAGATGGTGAAAGCATTGCGCTCGTCACCGATGCTGGAATGCCGGCGATCTCCGACCCCGGATATCGCCTGATCACCTTGGCAATCCGGCATCATCTAAAGGTCGTGCCGGTACCGGGAGCATCGGCGTTCCTTTCGGCGCTCGTTGCGAGCGGATTTCCCGGCGACAGTTTCAAGTTCAGCGGTTTCCTCCCGGCTAAATCGGGCCAACGGAGAAAGTTGCTCGAAGAGATGCAGCATGCGCCACGCACTCTCATCTTCTATGAGGCGCCGCATAGGATCATCGAGACTTTGAAAGACATCGTGGACGTGATGGGACCCACGCGGCACGTCGTGATCGCTCGCGAAGTCACGAAACTGCATGAGGAGTTCCTTCGCGGACATGTTGAAGATGTGTTGCGGATCGCCGAAGAGCGAGGCGAACTGAAGGGCGAGATCACGTTGCTCATCGCCAAGGCAGATGAGAACGAACCCGAAGCGCCGAAAAAAGAGTCGGTCAGCCAGTTGGTGGAGCGTTACATGCGCGACGAATCCCTGGACGAAAAAGATGCGCTGAAACGCGTCGCGCGCGAGATGGGCGTCTCGAAAAGCGAAGCCTACCGCGAACTTCAGCGCACTAAAAAGTAG
- a CDS encoding AI-2E family transporter encodes MAANPLDFEPRAPKEAPNSEAKPTTLPGLIRQNSAANTTMVVIAVLAAMYFAQIVFITISIALLLAFVLEPLTRLFERMRLPRSVSALIAVTIFCAALYVIGYFSYNKAVDFAQQMPRYSSEIGRVVGKYRQQAQTIQKSTEEVLPKDNAEKGTIKVQQQSSWTDKLFSNLGTATEMVFAASFIPFLAYFMLTWKEHSRKHTVLLFATENRSTAYATLGAITEMIRGFIVGNFLVGIFIGAISTAVFGLMGLPYFYFVGFISGFLSLVPYLGVPLAAVPPLLAGVGEIHSTGFLIIVLTVVGLHLFALNVLYPKFLGSRLQLNPLAVTVALLFWGWIWGAVGLVLAIPLTAAIKIICDHIEVLRPVGGLLGE; translated from the coding sequence ATGGCAGCGAACCCTCTCGACTTCGAACCGCGTGCTCCCAAAGAAGCTCCCAACTCCGAGGCGAAGCCCACAACGCTGCCGGGACTGATTCGCCAAAATTCGGCCGCAAACACCACGATGGTCGTCATCGCAGTGCTTGCAGCGATGTATTTCGCGCAGATTGTCTTCATCACCATATCCATTGCGTTGCTGCTGGCATTCGTGCTGGAACCGCTCACCCGACTCTTCGAGCGCATGCGCCTTCCGCGGAGCGTTTCGGCCCTGATCGCCGTCACGATTTTCTGTGCCGCTCTTTACGTGATTGGCTACTTCTCATACAACAAGGCAGTCGACTTTGCACAGCAAATGCCGCGGTATTCATCGGAAATCGGCCGGGTCGTCGGCAAGTACCGTCAACAGGCGCAGACGATTCAGAAGAGTACCGAGGAAGTGCTGCCGAAGGACAACGCTGAAAAAGGAACAATCAAAGTCCAACAGCAGTCAAGCTGGACCGATAAGCTGTTTTCGAATCTCGGCACTGCCACGGAAATGGTGTTCGCAGCTTCGTTCATTCCTTTTCTCGCGTACTTTATGCTGACCTGGAAGGAGCACTCCCGCAAGCACACGGTGCTGCTGTTTGCGACTGAGAACCGAAGTACCGCGTATGCCACTCTCGGCGCGATCACAGAAATGATTCGCGGGTTCATAGTCGGCAATTTCCTGGTCGGAATATTCATCGGGGCCATCAGTACGGCAGTCTTCGGTTTGATGGGCCTGCCCTACTTCTATTTCGTCGGGTTCATCAGTGGATTCCTCAGCCTGGTGCCGTATCTCGGTGTTCCGCTCGCGGCCGTGCCTCCCCTGCTGGCGGGAGTCGGCGAGATCCACTCCACCGGCTTTCTCATCATTGTGCTCACCGTGGTGGGACTGCATTTGTTTGCACTGAATGTGCTCTATCCGAAATTCCTCGGCAGCCGCCTGCAATTGAACCCGCTCGCCGTAACCGTTGCCCTGCTTTTCTGGGGCTGGATTTGGGGCGCGGTCGGACTGGTACTGGCGATTCCGCTTACGGCTGCTATCAAGATCATCTGCGACCATATCGAGGTGCTCCGGCCTGTCGGTGGGCTGCTGGGCGAGTAA
- a CDS encoding winged helix-turn-helix domain-containing protein, protein MASSELMYGSRRVRFGIFELDLQTGELRKAGVRLPLQEQPFKVLAMLLERPGELVTRDELKQQLWPEAEFGDFDQGLNVAIKKIRTALGDSADSPRFVETLSRRGYRFIAPVTADHVGPTLAPPLPASPKVLRRLPTKAIVAGVVLMVIALGAWSVKRKPREYSLGIFGVAPNFRLTPLTSSMGCEFDPQFSPDGKQIAYVWSPSPTVPPGIYLKVVGAGSPVALLPSKKGVVHILPAWSPDGRYIACVRGVKQEGSELRNVKRTITEQLLDEEENRKPDVGVYVIPAIGGEERKLFDAPLILDLKWAPDGQWFLIGRRLVKEGPASLWRYSMDGTPQKQLTFPPEGFNGDTLPTFSPDGKLIAFSRNFSSGGSDVFVIPASGGEARRITHDGQHVRGLSFSDDGKEIIYSSAREGSARTALWRIAVEGGTPKRLPFGNDNVVSPIMAGTGDHLAYVHISQSAKIYAFEIDKPGIAHREDATDGVPVISSRLMQVGPQYSPDGTRVAFASTRSGPWEIWVSNPDGSNAIQLTNFGDRQTGTPRWSPDGKFIAFDARPEQHSDIYVIDSQGGTPRRITASNFDNVVPSFSRDGQWIYYSSNASRRWELWKTRVDGTGQPIQLTKNGGFSGFESVDGSTVYYVKWDKLGIFSMPAAGGPETLVTIELFAKLWGCWSLQKNGIYFIRPELKNDDERVFPALAFYDFATKEIRNVRALPDAPNPGPSLAISPDQKTMLYTMADVGGSEIMLVENFR, encoded by the coding sequence CCGCCTTCCTTTACAAGAGCAGCCGTTCAAGGTGTTGGCGATGTTGCTGGAGCGTCCGGGTGAACTTGTGACCCGGGACGAACTGAAGCAGCAGCTCTGGCCTGAGGCCGAGTTCGGTGACTTCGACCAGGGACTGAACGTTGCCATAAAGAAGATACGCACTGCACTGGGGGACTCCGCTGACAGCCCCCGGTTCGTCGAGACCCTGTCGCGCCGAGGGTACAGGTTCATAGCGCCCGTCACTGCCGACCACGTTGGACCGACTTTAGCTCCGCCACTTCCCGCGAGTCCGAAGGTCCTCAGGCGATTGCCGACCAAGGCCATCGTGGCAGGGGTTGTGCTTATGGTGATTGCGCTTGGCGCATGGTCGGTTAAAAGAAAGCCGCGAGAGTATTCGCTGGGAATTTTCGGTGTTGCGCCGAATTTCCGACTGACGCCGCTTACGAGCTCGATGGGCTGCGAGTTCGATCCGCAGTTTTCCCCCGACGGTAAGCAGATTGCTTACGTCTGGTCGCCCAGCCCGACTGTGCCTCCCGGCATTTACCTGAAGGTAGTAGGGGCGGGGAGTCCCGTAGCGTTGTTGCCTTCCAAGAAGGGTGTGGTGCACATCTTACCGGCGTGGTCCCCGGACGGAAGATACATCGCTTGTGTGCGCGGAGTGAAACAAGAGGGCTCCGAACTCCGTAACGTAAAGCGGACCATCACGGAACAGCTACTTGATGAAGAGGAAAATCGTAAGCCGGATGTAGGGGTGTATGTAATTCCGGCGATCGGTGGGGAAGAGAGAAAGCTGTTTGATGCTCCTCTGATCCTGGATCTGAAGTGGGCCCCGGACGGCCAATGGTTTCTGATCGGTCGCCGCCTGGTGAAAGAGGGGCCGGCCAGCCTCTGGCGTTACTCAATGGACGGAACGCCACAGAAGCAACTTACTTTTCCGCCGGAGGGATTCAACGGCGATACGCTGCCTACGTTCTCACCAGACGGTAAGCTGATCGCGTTTTCGCGGAACTTCAGTTCGGGCGGCTCCGACGTTTTCGTCATACCCGCGAGCGGAGGCGAGGCGCGGCGCATTACCCACGACGGCCAGCATGTTCGCGGACTGAGCTTCAGCGACGACGGCAAGGAAATCATCTATTCCTCGGCGCGTGAAGGAAGTGCGCGCACCGCGCTTTGGCGAATTGCGGTCGAGGGCGGCACGCCGAAGCGACTTCCGTTTGGTAACGACAACGTCGTCAGCCCAATCATGGCGGGGACTGGCGATCACCTGGCGTATGTGCATATTTCACAGTCGGCGAAGATATATGCCTTCGAAATCGACAAGCCGGGAATCGCTCACAGAGAGGATGCGACGGATGGCGTGCCCGTGATCTCGTCGCGGCTTATGCAAGTGGGGCCGCAGTACTCACCCGATGGCACTCGAGTCGCCTTTGCGTCTACACGGTCTGGGCCGTGGGAGATCTGGGTGTCGAACCCCGATGGCAGTAACGCGATCCAGTTGACTAACTTTGGCGACAGGCAGACGGGCACTCCTCGCTGGTCCCCTGATGGGAAGTTCATCGCATTCGATGCACGACCGGAACAGCACTCGGACATTTACGTGATCGATAGCCAGGGAGGTACTCCGAGAAGAATCACGGCGAGCAACTTCGATAATGTCGTGCCGAGCTTCTCCCGCGACGGCCAATGGATTTACTACAGTTCGAACGCAAGCCGCAGGTGGGAGCTTTGGAAGACGCGTGTGGATGGAACCGGACAGCCGATCCAACTGACAAAAAACGGCGGATTTTCCGGCTTTGAGTCAGTGGACGGGAGTACCGTTTACTACGTGAAGTGGGATAAACTCGGAATCTTCTCCATGCCGGCAGCGGGCGGGCCGGAAACGCTGGTGACGATCGAACTGTTCGCCAAATTGTGGGGATGCTGGTCGTTGCAGAAGAACGGGATTTACTTCATTCGTCCGGAACTTAAGAATGATGATGAGCGTGTGTTCCCGGCGCTGGCTTTCTACGACTTCGCGACCAAAGAGATCAGGAACGTGCGCGCACTGCCGGACGCGCCGAATCCGGGGCCAAGTCTCGCCATTTCCCCAGATCAGAAAACTATGCTGTACACCATGGCGGACGTCGGTGGTAGCGAGATTATGCTGGTGGAGAATTTCCGGTAG
- the mltG gene encoding endolytic transglycosylase MltG, with the protein MKRLFKFVFVVVLIAGVWLGWTLLVPTRPAQPKFVMLMPGWSTRHIARELKANGVIRSETAFLLYHFGVKPKSLKAGEYKFENSASAMQVHERLVRGEIFVHTVTVPEGFNMFEIGRVIQAAGLGKESDFVDAAKKQVSLIRDLDPEATSLEGYLFPDTYGFTRTQSMQDMVAIMVRRFKQEAKAIGLSSDVHRVVTLASIVEKETAAPDERPMVASVYQNRLKLGMPLAADPSVIYAALLAGRYRGTIYQSDLQFDSPYNTYRRAGLPPGPIANPGRASLEAAMKPAESNYLFFVSDNNGRHRFARNFEEHSRNVVSYRRAVAAANR; encoded by the coding sequence ATGAAAAGACTCTTCAAGTTCGTTTTTGTGGTGGTTCTGATCGCCGGCGTGTGGCTAGGGTGGACCTTGCTGGTGCCGACGCGTCCAGCGCAGCCGAAATTCGTGATGCTCATGCCAGGTTGGTCCACCCGGCACATCGCGCGTGAACTCAAAGCAAACGGTGTCATCCGGAGCGAGACAGCGTTTCTGCTGTATCACTTCGGCGTAAAACCGAAATCGCTAAAGGCGGGAGAGTACAAGTTCGAGAACTCCGCATCGGCGATGCAGGTGCATGAGCGACTGGTGCGCGGCGAGATCTTTGTCCATACGGTGACGGTCCCGGAAGGCTTCAACATGTTCGAGATCGGCCGAGTGATACAAGCGGCCGGCTTGGGAAAAGAAAGCGACTTCGTCGATGCTGCGAAGAAACAAGTGTCATTGATTCGCGACCTGGATCCAGAGGCAACATCGCTCGAGGGTTATCTGTTCCCGGATACCTACGGGTTTACTCGCACCCAAAGCATGCAGGACATGGTTGCGATTATGGTCCGGCGCTTCAAGCAGGAAGCGAAAGCGATTGGACTCAGCTCCGACGTGCATCGGGTTGTGACGCTGGCGTCCATCGTGGAGAAAGAAACAGCGGCGCCTGACGAGCGTCCGATGGTGGCAAGCGTCTACCAGAACCGGCTGAAACTCGGCATGCCGCTGGCAGCGGACCCGAGCGTCATCTACGCGGCACTGCTCGCGGGACGCTATCGTGGAACCATCTACCAGTCGGATCTGCAATTCGATTCGCCATACAATACGTATCGCAGAGCGGGACTTCCACCAGGGCCGATCGCAAATCCGGGTCGGGCATCGCTCGAAGCGGCCATGAAGCCCGCCGAGAGCAACTATCTTTTCTTTGTCAGCGACAACAACGGACGGCACCG